The following proteins come from a genomic window of Novosphingobium aromaticivorans DSM 12444:
- a CDS encoding Flp family type IVb pilin: MKSVLRKIIRNESGATAIEYGLLIASIGLAATFGMKSFSEAVYNLYVTVDENSLKKVSGD, from the coding sequence ATGAAGTCCGTTCTTCGCAAAATCATCCGCAACGAAAGCGGCGCCACCGCCATAGAATATGGCCTGCTGATCGCCTCGATTGGTCTTGCCGCAACCTTTGGCATGAAGTCGTTTTCGGAAGCGGTCTACAACCTGTACGTGACCGTCGACGAAAATTCCCTGAAAAAAGTAAGCGGGGATTAA
- a CDS encoding acetyl-CoA carboxylase carboxyltransferase subunit alpha has product MISYLEFEKPVAALEARIAELRETAQNGDIDIASEIRRLENKSAELLASTYKALTPWQKTQVARHPARPHFKDYVDAIFSDFMPLGGDRLYGEDQAIVGGFARLGTRRVMLIGHEKGNDTQSRIRHNFGMGKPEGYRKAVRLMEMASRFGLPVVTLVDTSGAFPGVEAEERGQAEAIARSTEACLALGVPMVATIVGEGGSGGAVALASAERVLMLEHAVYSVISPEGCASILWRTSERAADAAEAMKVTAQDLLALGVIDRIVREPVGGAHRDPDAACAALGNAIGEELDNLAGKSADELRALRAERFLRIGA; this is encoded by the coding sequence ATGATTTCCTATCTCGAGTTCGAAAAGCCGGTTGCCGCGCTCGAAGCCCGCATCGCCGAACTGCGCGAGACCGCGCAGAACGGCGATATCGATATTGCCTCCGAGATTCGCAGGCTCGAAAACAAGTCCGCAGAACTGCTGGCCAGCACCTACAAGGCGCTGACGCCCTGGCAGAAGACGCAAGTCGCAAGGCACCCCGCGCGTCCTCACTTCAAGGACTATGTGGACGCAATCTTCTCGGATTTCATGCCTTTGGGCGGCGATCGTCTTTATGGCGAGGATCAGGCCATCGTCGGCGGGTTCGCCCGGCTCGGAACGCGGCGGGTCATGTTGATCGGTCACGAGAAGGGCAACGACACCCAAAGCCGCATTCGCCACAATTTCGGCATGGGCAAGCCAGAAGGCTACCGCAAGGCGGTGCGTCTCATGGAGATGGCAAGCCGATTCGGGCTTCCTGTCGTCACCCTGGTTGACACGTCTGGCGCTTTTCCTGGCGTCGAGGCGGAGGAACGCGGACAGGCAGAAGCCATCGCTCGCTCGACCGAGGCATGTCTGGCACTGGGCGTGCCCATGGTCGCGACGATCGTAGGCGAAGGCGGGTCTGGTGGCGCTGTTGCCCTGGCCAGTGCCGAGCGCGTCCTCATGCTGGAACACGCGGTTTATTCAGTGATCTCGCCGGAGGGTTGCGCCTCGATCCTGTGGCGCACCTCGGAACGTGCTGCAGATGCTGCGGAGGCCATGAAGGTTACCGCCCAGGACCTGCTGGCTCTCGGCGTGATCGACCGCATCGTCCGCGAACCTGTCGGCGGCGCCCATCGCGATCCTGACGCGGCTTGTGCCGCGCTCGGCAACGCCATCGGTGAGGAACTGGACAACCTGGCAGGCAAGTCCGCAGACGAGCTGCGCGCATTGCGCGCGGAACGGTTCCTCCGAATCGGCGCTTGA
- a CDS encoding TadE/TadG family type IV pilus assembly protein, whose protein sequence is MKRLFFNREGAAAVEFALVGPLFIALLLAVFQFGAAAQSYNALRAASADVQRHVVVEYQAGNRLTSDQIGAYALAKAQDLPYILKTTGIDASAVKKTTSRVSGTVEYTLNYTYNVPNVLSAFGFPDIALNFSRPIFVSAT, encoded by the coding sequence ATGAAGCGCCTCTTCTTCAACCGCGAAGGCGCCGCTGCCGTCGAGTTTGCACTCGTCGGTCCGCTGTTCATCGCGCTGCTGCTCGCAGTGTTCCAGTTCGGTGCGGCAGCCCAATCATACAACGCCCTGCGCGCGGCTTCGGCCGACGTTCAGCGGCATGTGGTGGTGGAGTACCAGGCCGGTAATCGCCTCACGAGCGACCAGATCGGCGCCTATGCGCTCGCCAAGGCGCAGGATTTGCCCTACATTCTCAAGACCACCGGCATTGATGCGTCTGCGGTCAAGAAAACGACATCGCGTGTCAGCGGAACGGTCGAATACACCCTGAATTACACCTACAACGTTCCCAACGTGCTGTCGGCATTCGGTTTTCCGGACATCGCCCTCAATTTCTCGAGGCCGATCTTCGTATCCGCCACGTGA
- a CDS encoding TadE/TadG family type IV pilus assembly protein: MIEVAVLTPVLVLFGLGTVEVSSLVARRSELQSALAEAVAIALASKPDTQSKIDTIESVISASTGVSTANIDTAVIYRCGIDPGYVTLPGLCSQSGEISKYVQLTIRDTYTPMWTDFGISGPISMRLTRTVLIG; encoded by the coding sequence ATGATCGAGGTCGCGGTGCTGACACCCGTGCTCGTGCTCTTTGGACTGGGCACCGTCGAGGTCAGTTCGCTGGTCGCGCGGCGCTCCGAACTCCAGAGCGCCCTTGCCGAAGCCGTCGCTATCGCCCTTGCGTCGAAGCCCGACACGCAGAGCAAGATCGACACAATTGAGAGCGTTATTTCGGCTTCGACCGGTGTTTCGACGGCGAATATCGACACGGCGGTGATCTATCGCTGCGGCATAGACCCCGGCTATGTCACCCTTCCTGGCCTGTGCAGCCAGTCCGGCGAGATCTCGAAGTATGTCCAACTCACCATCCGCGACACGTACACCCCGATGTGGACCGACTTCGGAATCAGCGGTCCAATCTCGATGCGCCTCACGCGAACGGTTCTGATAGGATGA
- a CDS encoding M48 family metalloprotease, with amino-acid sequence MPFARRSRAAFLTVTAIVVAALPACASQTGSPATAQGTAQAISAADRKQGAEAHPQLLQEFGGAMTGPQAAYVETVGKNIAVQSGLSNARGDFTVTLLNSPVNNAFAIPGGYVYVTRQLAALMNNEAELAGVLGHEVGHVAARHAAKRQSTATRNSLLGALGTILSGAILGNSALGQLGQQIFSTGSQLLTLKYSRGQETEADNLGITYLQRAGYDPRAMSTVLQSLANQNALDASLKGTSNQVPEWASTHPDPASRVRAALTRAGSTPGRTNRDAFLAGINGVTYGDDPAQGIVDGSRFTHPGFRMAFQAPNGFYLVNGTRAVSIAGQSGKGELATATYSGNLSTYVKTVFAGLSSQQQLQPDSIQTTTVNGIPAAFGTARVNSGNGQVDVVVFAYEWGPQQAFHFSTISQAGQSGQFDSMFRSMRRISASEATAVKPRKLSVVTVRSGDTLQSLASRMAYTDKPMERFLVLNGLTSSSRLTAGQKVKLVVY; translated from the coding sequence ATGCCATTTGCCCGCCGTTCGCGCGCCGCTTTCCTGACCGTCACCGCAATCGTCGTCGCCGCATTGCCGGCGTGTGCCAGCCAGACCGGCAGTCCCGCAACCGCGCAGGGCACGGCCCAGGCGATCAGTGCGGCTGACAGAAAGCAGGGGGCAGAAGCCCATCCGCAGCTTCTTCAGGAATTCGGCGGAGCGATGACCGGGCCGCAGGCTGCCTACGTCGAAACCGTGGGCAAGAACATCGCTGTCCAGTCCGGCCTCAGCAACGCGCGAGGCGATTTCACGGTCACCCTGCTCAATTCGCCGGTCAACAACGCCTTCGCGATTCCCGGCGGCTACGTTTACGTCACACGCCAGCTCGCAGCGTTGATGAACAACGAGGCAGAGCTTGCCGGCGTGCTCGGACACGAGGTTGGTCACGTTGCCGCAAGGCACGCAGCCAAGCGGCAAAGCACCGCAACGCGCAATTCCCTTCTCGGTGCGCTCGGCACGATCCTTTCCGGGGCGATTCTCGGGAACAGTGCGCTGGGCCAGCTCGGCCAGCAGATTTTCTCGACCGGCAGCCAGCTACTGACGCTGAAGTATTCGCGCGGGCAGGAGACCGAGGCGGACAATCTCGGCATCACCTATCTCCAGCGTGCCGGATACGATCCGCGCGCGATGTCTACCGTTCTGCAGAGCCTGGCCAACCAGAATGCACTCGACGCCAGCCTCAAGGGCACGTCGAACCAGGTTCCGGAGTGGGCCAGTACCCACCCGGATCCGGCCTCGCGCGTGCGCGCCGCGCTGACCCGGGCCGGTTCGACGCCGGGCCGCACGAATCGGGACGCCTTTCTCGCGGGGATCAACGGCGTGACCTATGGCGATGACCCTGCGCAGGGCATCGTCGATGGATCGCGCTTCACCCATCCGGGCTTCCGCATGGCATTCCAGGCGCCAAACGGGTTCTATCTGGTAAACGGCACCCGCGCTGTCTCGATCGCGGGGCAGAGCGGCAAGGGCGAACTGGCGACCGCTACCTACAGCGGCAATCTGTCGACCTACGTAAAGACGGTGTTCGCCGGCCTTTCCAGCCAGCAGCAGCTTCAGCCGGATTCGATTCAGACGACGACGGTGAATGGCATCCCGGCAGCCTTTGGCACCGCCCGCGTCAACAGCGGCAATGGTCAGGTCGACGTTGTCGTCTTCGCCTATGAATGGGGGCCGCAGCAGGCGTTCCATTTCTCAACGATCAGCCAGGCCGGGCAGTCGGGGCAGTTCGATTCGATGTTCCGTTCGATGCGGCGGATCAGCGCCAGCGAAGCGACTGCGGTCAAGCCGCGCAAGCTTTCGGTCGTGACTGTAAGGTCGGGCGACACCCTGCAGAGCCTGGCGAGCAGGATGGCCTATACCGACAAGCCGATGGAACGTTTCCTCGTGCTCAACGGGCTCACCTCGTCGAGCAGGCTGACGGCGGGGCAGAAGGTCAAGCTAGTGGTCTATTGA
- the pdhA gene encoding pyruvate dehydrogenase (acetyl-transferring) E1 component subunit alpha, with the protein MAKSARPRAAKPAAKPAAKSAGKSPASAAADPVIASSVAEEAAFALRSLQQAHANNKRYDASDAELLKFYEQMVLIRRFEEKAGQLYGLGLIGGFCHLYIGQEAVAVGLQSALKEGHDSVITGYRDHGHMLAYGIDPKVIMAELTGRGAGISRGKGGSMHMFSTDHKFYGGHGIVGAQVPLGAGLAFAHKYRGDDGVCMAYFGDGAANQGQVYETFNMAALWKLPIIFVVENNGYAMGTAVKRGSAETEFYRRGTAFRIPGMDVNGMDVLEVRQAAEVALEYVRAGNGPVLMELNTYRYRGHSMSDPAKYRSREEVQEMRDKHDPIEGAKAELLKRGVTEDKIKEIDKRIRQIVAESADFAETSPEPDMAELYTDVLVEKY; encoded by the coding sequence TTGGCCAAGTCCGCCAGGCCCAGAGCCGCCAAACCCGCCGCCAAACCTGCTGCAAAATCCGCAGGCAAATCGCCCGCTTCGGCTGCGGCCGATCCGGTGATCGCTTCCTCGGTTGCCGAAGAGGCAGCCTTCGCACTACGCAGCCTCCAGCAGGCCCATGCGAACAACAAGCGTTACGACGCGAGCGATGCGGAACTGCTGAAGTTCTATGAGCAGATGGTCCTGATCCGCCGGTTCGAGGAAAAGGCGGGCCAGCTTTACGGCCTCGGCCTCATCGGCGGGTTCTGCCATCTTTACATCGGCCAGGAAGCCGTGGCAGTCGGTCTTCAGTCGGCGCTGAAGGAAGGTCACGATAGCGTGATCACCGGCTATCGCGATCACGGGCACATGCTTGCCTACGGCATCGATCCGAAGGTGATCATGGCAGAGTTGACCGGTCGCGGCGCGGGCATCTCGCGCGGCAAGGGCGGTTCGATGCACATGTTCAGCACGGACCACAAGTTCTACGGCGGTCACGGCATCGTCGGAGCGCAGGTTCCGCTCGGAGCGGGCCTTGCCTTTGCACACAAGTATCGCGGTGACGACGGCGTGTGCATGGCTTACTTCGGCGACGGCGCGGCAAACCAGGGCCAGGTCTACGAGACCTTCAACATGGCCGCCCTGTGGAAGCTGCCGATCATCTTCGTGGTCGAGAACAACGGCTACGCCATGGGAACCGCGGTCAAGCGGGGGTCGGCAGAGACCGAGTTCTATCGCCGTGGCACCGCGTTCCGCATTCCAGGCATGGACGTCAACGGCATGGACGTTCTCGAAGTGCGCCAAGCCGCCGAGGTCGCGCTCGAGTATGTTCGTGCGGGCAACGGCCCCGTGCTCATGGAACTCAACACCTACCGTTACCGCGGGCATTCGATGTCCGACCCCGCAAAGTATCGCAGTCGCGAGGAAGTGCAGGAAATGCGGGACAAGCACGATCCTATCGAAGGCGCCAAGGCAGAACTGCTGAAGCGGGGCGTGACCGAGGACAAGATCAAGGAAATCGACAAGCGCATTCGCCAGATCGTCGCGGAATCGGCCGACTTTGCCGAAACCTCGCCCGAGCCGGACATGGCCGAGCTCTACACTGACGTGCTGGTGGAGAAGTACTGA
- a CDS encoding (deoxy)nucleoside triphosphate pyrophosphohydrolase, whose protein sequence is MEKNSTVIVVVAVALVGQGPRVLMQKRPANKAHGGLWEFPGGKVEMGETPESALVRETDEELGVALEPADLEPLSFATQALGSAGGSMVLLLYRARKWRGDPKALEPDTEVAWVDFSALLDLPMPPLDVPLAASLIRSIEGVAKAEGPS, encoded by the coding sequence ATGGAAAAAAATTCGACAGTGATAGTGGTCGTGGCGGTTGCGCTGGTGGGACAAGGGCCAAGGGTGCTCATGCAGAAGCGTCCCGCAAACAAGGCGCATGGCGGGCTTTGGGAGTTCCCCGGCGGCAAGGTCGAGATGGGGGAAACGCCTGAATCCGCGCTTGTAAGAGAAACCGACGAGGAGCTGGGCGTGGCCCTCGAACCGGCCGATCTCGAACCACTTTCCTTTGCAACACAAGCTCTTGGTAGTGCCGGGGGCTCCATGGTCCTGCTGCTGTACCGGGCTCGCAAATGGCGCGGTGATCCAAAGGCGCTCGAACCGGACACGGAGGTGGCCTGGGTAGACTTCAGCGCGCTCCTGGACCTTCCAATGCCACCTCTGGACGTTCCTCTCGCAGCTTCTCTAATTCGTTCGATTGAAGGGGTTGCCAAAGCGGAAGGACCCTCCTAA
- a CDS encoding pilus assembly protein TadG-related protein, whose protein sequence is MFTVRLEQETAKKMRPSIRSLPKSISLFRRLLRARAGNATLLMAFGAPALIATAGFAVDTAQWYLWKREMQYAADQAALSAAYSKSKGISTTAYETHAVQEYNANLQLVTFSDTPTVSLAAYNGGTNNSVVVRASATRELAFSGIVLGKPTTVSVSAQATYTAGATYTSCIIATNATADGAITIGGSSILKSGCGIAALSNSTNAIKVDGSPTIDVNYVLAAGGIDDWFNTNTDDVVKEYVTSLADPFASLTPPTNNTAATPYRCVRSGGVTQATLNPGTYTDITTSCNTVMNSGIYVINGGSFTIRAQDAVTANGVMIVLKNGASIKINGGAALNLTAMTSSQLTSAGVSATDAQKLEGILFFEDRNSSGNTSILNGNSSSTINGTVYLPKSLIKFGGTAKTTSRCLQITANMVAVQGNTVMTNFCPAGLTTDTVVSSEGPKVILVS, encoded by the coding sequence GTGTTCACCGTCCGCCTCGAGCAAGAGACCGCTAAGAAGATGCGTCCATCAATTCGATCCTTGCCCAAGTCGATCAGCCTTTTCCGGCGCCTGCTGCGCGCGCGCGCAGGCAACGCGACGTTGCTGATGGCGTTCGGTGCACCAGCGCTCATCGCGACTGCCGGTTTCGCGGTCGATACCGCGCAATGGTATCTTTGGAAGCGGGAAATGCAGTACGCTGCCGACCAGGCCGCCCTGTCCGCGGCGTATTCCAAGTCCAAGGGCATCAGCACCACCGCGTACGAGACTCACGCTGTCCAGGAATATAACGCAAACCTGCAGCTCGTCACCTTCAGCGATACGCCGACGGTTTCGCTTGCGGCCTACAATGGCGGCACAAACAACAGTGTTGTCGTCAGGGCTTCTGCCACGAGAGAGCTGGCCTTCAGCGGGATTGTTTTGGGAAAGCCGACAACCGTCTCGGTGTCCGCCCAGGCGACGTATACGGCCGGCGCCACCTACACGAGCTGCATCATTGCGACAAACGCGACGGCCGACGGCGCGATAACGATCGGCGGCAGTTCGATCCTCAAGTCCGGCTGCGGCATTGCCGCGCTTTCCAACTCGACCAACGCGATCAAGGTCGATGGTAGCCCGACGATCGACGTGAACTACGTTCTGGCCGCAGGCGGCATCGACGACTGGTTCAACACCAATACCGATGACGTCGTGAAGGAATACGTGACCTCGCTGGCCGACCCGTTCGCCTCGCTGACACCGCCGACCAACAACACTGCTGCAACGCCATATCGCTGCGTAAGGTCGGGCGGTGTGACCCAGGCCACCCTCAATCCGGGCACCTACACCGACATCACCACCTCCTGCAACACGGTGATGAACAGCGGAATCTACGTGATAAATGGCGGCTCGTTCACCATCCGCGCTCAGGATGCGGTCACTGCCAATGGCGTGATGATCGTGCTGAAGAACGGTGCCTCAATCAAGATCAATGGCGGTGCGGCGCTCAACCTTACGGCAATGACCTCGTCACAGCTTACTAGTGCCGGCGTGAGCGCGACCGATGCCCAAAAGCTTGAAGGCATTCTCTTCTTCGAGGATCGCAATAGCAGCGGCAACACGTCCATCCTGAACGGAAATTCGTCCTCGACCATCAACGGCACCGTCTATCTGCCTAAAAGCCTGATCAAGTTCGGCGGGACTGCAAAGACGACCAGCCGCTGCCTGCAGATCACCGCGAACATGGTCGCGGTCCAGGGCAACACCGTTATGACGAATTTCTGCCCCGCTGGCCTCACCACCGACACTGTCGTGAGTTCCGAGGGGCCAAAGGTCATCCTTGTGTCATGA
- the trmFO gene encoding methylenetetrahydrofolate--tRNA-(uracil(54)-C(5))-methyltransferase (FADH(2)-oxidizing) TrmFO, whose protein sequence is MTHQVHIIGGGMAGTEAAWQLARRGIRVRLSEMRGGGDTTPAHNGDGLAELVCSNSFRSDDDEKNAVGLLHYEMRQCDSLLMAAAAKARVPAGSALAVDRDVFSAEVEAALRAQPTLEIVRERVDVLPSDGLTIVATGPLTAPSLANSIGSATGADSLAFFDAIAPIVYRDSIDMGVAWMASRWDKGAEASLAMGGDGRDYINCPMTRDQYLAFREELLAGEKTEFKEWEANTPYFDGCMPIEVMAARGEETLRFGPMKPVGLDNPHWATAEHPNGRWPYAVVQLRQDNKLGTLWNMVGFQTKLKHAEQVRVFRTIPGLENAEFARLGGLHRNTFLNSPTLLDRQLRLKSAPNVRFAGQITGCEGYVESGSVGMLAGLMVAAQIAGLDWSPPPRTTALGALLAHITGDAEAESFQPMNVNFGLFSPVDASVKKKVRKEAYTARAKADLSDWIATLA, encoded by the coding sequence ATGACGCATCAGGTACACATCATTGGCGGCGGCATGGCCGGAACGGAGGCCGCCTGGCAACTTGCGCGCCGGGGCATTCGTGTGCGGCTGTCCGAAATGCGCGGAGGCGGCGATACTACTCCCGCCCACAACGGAGACGGGCTTGCCGAACTGGTCTGCTCCAACTCGTTCCGGTCGGACGACGACGAAAAGAACGCGGTTGGCCTGCTGCACTACGAGATGAGGCAATGTGACAGCCTGCTGATGGCAGCGGCGGCCAAGGCGCGCGTTCCGGCGGGGTCGGCGCTGGCGGTTGACCGGGATGTATTCTCGGCCGAAGTCGAAGCCGCGTTGCGCGCGCAGCCGACGCTGGAGATCGTGCGCGAGCGGGTCGATGTGCTGCCGTCGGATGGCCTGACCATTGTGGCGACCGGCCCGCTCACCGCGCCGTCGCTGGCTAACAGCATCGGCAGTGCGACCGGAGCCGACAGTCTTGCCTTCTTCGATGCCATCGCGCCGATCGTCTACCGCGACAGCATCGACATGGGCGTGGCATGGATGGCCTCGCGATGGGACAAGGGCGCTGAAGCCTCGCTGGCGATGGGCGGTGACGGGCGCGATTACATCAACTGTCCAATGACCCGAGACCAGTACCTCGCCTTCCGCGAAGAACTGCTCGCCGGCGAGAAGACAGAGTTCAAGGAGTGGGAGGCAAACACTCCCTACTTCGACGGCTGCATGCCCATCGAGGTCATGGCCGCCCGCGGCGAAGAGACCTTGCGTTTCGGTCCGATGAAGCCTGTCGGGCTCGACAATCCCCATTGGGCAACCGCGGAGCATCCGAACGGGCGTTGGCCCTATGCGGTGGTCCAACTCCGCCAGGACAACAAGCTTGGCACGCTGTGGAACATGGTCGGCTTCCAGACCAAGCTCAAGCATGCCGAACAAGTGCGCGTGTTCCGGACCATCCCGGGCCTCGAGAATGCAGAGTTTGCCCGCCTCGGAGGCCTGCATCGCAACACCTTCCTCAATTCGCCGACGCTTCTGGATCGCCAATTGCGCTTGAAGTCTGCTCCGAACGTTCGCTTCGCAGGGCAGATAACCGGATGCGAGGGCTACGTGGAGAGCGGCTCGGTCGGCATGCTTGCCGGTTTGATGGTTGCTGCACAGATCGCTGGGCTCGACTGGTCCCCTCCCCCGCGCACCACGGCGCTCGGCGCGCTGCTGGCGCACATCACCGGCGATGCCGAAGCTGAGAGCTTCCAGCCGATGAACGTGAACTTCGGCCTGTTTTCACCGGTAGACGCATCCGTGAAGAAGAAGGTTCGCAAGGAAGCATACACTGCTCGGGCGAAGGCCGATCTTTCGGACTGGATAGCCACGCTGGCGTAA
- a CDS encoding Flp family type IVb pilin: MKLFRNLLANNEGATAIEYGLIAALVAVAAIGAMSSLGTSLSTTFNNVSTEMDNASPTA, encoded by the coding sequence ATGAAGCTTTTCCGTAACCTGCTCGCGAACAACGAAGGCGCCACCGCAATCGAATACGGCCTGATCGCCGCTCTCGTCGCCGTCGCCGCCATCGGCGCCATGAGCTCGCTGGGTACCTCGCTGAGCACCACCTTCAACAACGTTTCGACCGAAATGGATAACGCCAGCCCGACTGCCTAA
- a CDS encoding tyrosine recombinase, which produces MRRTVEPAVENFLAMLAAQRGAAANTLAAYRRDLAGAAEVIGPLATAGREDLARLAIAWSDLAASSLARKSSALRQFYGFLVDEGMREEDPSSALPRPKTRRPLPRLLDHGQVEALFRTAEEDARSGTPEAARMLALLELLYGSGLRATELVSLPLAAIPRDAPLLTITGKGGVQRMVPVSARATRALADWLVARGKGGRFVFPSPRGGHLSRVRLFQLLRDLALRAGLDPEKVSPHVLRHAFATHLLEGGADLRVLQTLLGHADIATTQIYTHVDAARLVTLVNERHPLARS; this is translated from the coding sequence GTGCGTCGCACGGTCGAACCCGCCGTCGAGAACTTCCTGGCGATGCTGGCGGCGCAACGCGGCGCGGCGGCCAATACGCTCGCGGCATACCGGCGCGACCTGGCGGGCGCAGCCGAGGTGATCGGACCGTTGGCAACGGCAGGAAGGGAGGACCTCGCACGCCTTGCGATCGCTTGGTCCGATCTTGCGGCTTCGTCGCTGGCCCGCAAGTCTTCGGCGTTACGCCAGTTCTACGGCTTTCTCGTCGACGAAGGGATGCGCGAGGAAGACCCATCGTCGGCGCTTCCACGCCCCAAGACGCGGCGCCCCCTGCCGCGTCTGCTCGACCATGGGCAAGTTGAGGCGCTTTTTCGCACCGCCGAGGAAGATGCACGGTCAGGTACGCCTGAAGCAGCCCGGATGCTTGCCTTGCTCGAATTGCTGTACGGATCCGGCCTGCGCGCGACCGAGCTTGTCTCGCTTCCGCTTGCGGCGATTCCACGCGACGCACCGCTCCTGACGATCACCGGCAAGGGCGGTGTGCAGCGCATGGTGCCCGTTTCGGCACGGGCGACGCGCGCTCTTGCCGATTGGCTCGTCGCGAGAGGGAAGGGCGGACGCTTCGTGTTCCCCAGTCCGCGTGGGGGACATCTTTCGCGGGTGAGGCTATTCCAGTTGCTCCGTGACCTTGCCCTTCGCGCAGGACTGGATCCCGAGAAAGTCAGCCCGCACGTTCTGCGGCACGCCTTTGCCACCCACCTTCTTGAAGGCGGCGCAGATCTGCGCGTCCTCCAGACGCTACTCGGCCATGCCGATATCGCAACGACCCAGATCTATACCCACGTCGACGCCGCGAGGCTGGTCACGCTGGTGAACGAGCGCCACCCGCTTGCCCGCAGTTGA
- a CDS encoding pyruvate dehydrogenase complex E1 component subunit beta: MAIELKMPALSPTMEEGTLAKWLVKAGDEVRSGDILAEIETDKATMEFEAVDEGVIAEILVAEGTEGVKVGTVIATIQGEGEDAAPAAATPAVEQKVEMSEAAPSVEARAAPAVAIAPKVDAKPAVDPEIPAGTAMVPTTVREALRDAMAEEMRADDRVFVMGEEVAEYQGAYKVTQGLLDEFGPRRVIDTPITEYGFAGIGAGAAMGGLRPIIEFMTFNFAMQAIDHIINSAAKTNYMSGGQMRCPIVFRGPNGAASRVGAQHSQNYGPWYANVPGLVVIAPYDSADAKGLMKAAIRSEDPVVFLENELVYGRTFDVPQMDDFVLPIGKARIVRQGKDVTIVSYSIGVGLALEAAETLAAEGIDAEVIDLRTLRPLDKDTVLASLAKTNRLVVAEEGFPVCSIASEIMAICMEDGFDHLDAPVLRVCDEDVPLPYAANLEKAALIDAGKIAAAVRKVCYR; this comes from the coding sequence ATGGCAATCGAACTGAAGATGCCCGCGCTCTCCCCGACGATGGAGGAGGGCACCTTGGCCAAGTGGCTCGTCAAGGCTGGCGACGAAGTCCGGTCCGGCGACATTCTTGCAGAGATCGAGACCGACAAGGCCACGATGGAATTCGAAGCCGTGGATGAAGGCGTGATCGCCGAAATCCTCGTCGCCGAAGGCACCGAGGGCGTGAAGGTCGGCACCGTGATCGCGACGATCCAGGGCGAGGGCGAGGATGCCGCACCCGCAGCGGCAACTCCTGCCGTTGAACAGAAGGTCGAAATGAGCGAAGCCGCGCCAAGCGTCGAGGCCAGGGCCGCACCCGCAGTTGCGATCGCGCCGAAGGTCGACGCAAAGCCGGCAGTAGATCCTGAGATTCCCGCCGGCACGGCGATGGTCCCGACCACCGTTCGCGAAGCCCTGCGCGACGCTATGGCCGAGGAAATGCGCGCCGACGACCGCGTCTTCGTGATGGGCGAGGAAGTGGCCGAGTACCAAGGTGCCTACAAGGTTACCCAAGGCCTGCTCGATGAATTCGGTCCGCGCCGTGTGATTGACACCCCGATCACCGAGTACGGTTTTGCGGGCATTGGCGCAGGCGCCGCGATGGGCGGCCTTCGCCCGATCATCGAATTCATGACGTTCAACTTCGCCATGCAGGCGATCGACCACATCATCAATTCGGCGGCCAAGACCAACTACATGTCCGGTGGCCAGATGCGCTGCCCGATCGTGTTCCGTGGCCCCAACGGCGCTGCAAGCCGCGTCGGTGCACAGCACTCCCAGAACTACGGCCCGTGGTACGCCAACGTTCCCGGGCTGGTTGTCATCGCGCCATATGACAGCGCCGATGCCAAAGGCCTGATGAAGGCTGCAATCCGCAGTGAAGACCCGGTGGTCTTCCTGGAAAACGAGCTTGTCTACGGACGCACTTTCGACGTGCCGCAGATGGACGACTTTGTACTGCCCATCGGCAAGGCGCGCATCGTCCGTCAGGGCAAGGACGTGACCATCGTATCATATTCGATCGGCGTCGGGCTTGCTCTTGAAGCGGCGGAGACTCTTGCCGCAGAGGGTATCGATGCCGAAGTGATCGATCTTCGCACGCTGCGTCCGCTCGACAAGGACACGGTGCTGGCCTCGCTTGCCAAGACGAATCGTCTGGTTGTGGCGGAAGAAGGGTTCCCGGTCTGCTCGATTGCTTCGGAAATCATGGCAATCTGCATGGAGGACGGGTTCGATCATCTCGACGCACCGGTCCTGCGCGTATGCGACGAAGACGTGCCACTGCCTTATGCCGCCAACCTCGAGAAGGCTGCGCTTATCGATGCCGGCAAGATCGCTGCGGCCGTGCGCAAGGTCTGCTATCGCTGA